One region of Mugil cephalus isolate CIBA_MC_2020 chromosome 17, CIBA_Mcephalus_1.1, whole genome shotgun sequence genomic DNA includes:
- the zfyve26 gene encoding zinc finger FYVE domain-containing protein 26 isoform X1 translates to MHPFGCEAETSLQDLFEYFKRCLQHGEWELASACVPQLVDSPGGLSESLRDIIKAVVCHPYSLKWESVGSPHKLAWFWLQVLEKWTEEEIPPNIRRELEFLLLLEELGSEGIPETVLKELQQTFLDSQSEGKSKEGSSSTAAAVESCLRTLLEKKKPRLAQALAHFLQEQSSTEDRALQHTFIQHLIRKLGKPERRPEKVDEWVEEIYAVLAVMPWGSRRSGGQLEALCEALWKARDGPLKEERILSSLLRPRCDALVSVYCSTALRLQRDHLLRSSPDTQVELPEAEKLVLSLCCNKDRPSIWKTIYFECLSSGKHFLEQVLVTALDLIKHEEFSQLKDLLQLEFQPLSRLLLLLGWTQCRSLSSAQTLLEVLHKEQAAANDSVLQEFANLLSSQLGILEWCKNNNPGISMEALLAQLHTLDNHSALYVLHSLTPLAQFEERRILDLLQQLPNLPETEDAEAVSPLGSGVQRNIVLFQGFCAMKYAIYALCVNAHKYSNCTECESAQEKQPPEAEMDQNRSSTSSEGCHLLFQHYLSECQLYLGTVPAMFRLELLENIFSLLFLSTTDFAPQTQKDTNCHPNAGSGAQSNARKVDETDGCRRENQSLRSSLAAAPRSHLDLGHFIQGCKGFLVDATAMEGFLKLLKEGLEGMCVVGQQEGQEAGRALPREAEAAANLGCSVTAETFGTRLQRLSKRTAEAQWRLQIITSNQAGGNGSESPLRMSAVSSTVASVVRSKSSSLRRRRKPSRHATERQSSVEKHNGEVSTSASDGGGGPAGGGVELEFCPCGGAHSWLVPAMLSPPESLLMSCVRRGNFMEARQVCMVFDLEMSGCFGELAFMESYKEVLVELGKVEQKMESRSMSSSSSSSEGLGSAAAAPGRTRLGSSGRSTLQAIESAAAAGVAFYSISDIADRLRSTPAHPLPSLEEGYWLSRCSSDSSGLLYKLLEELSPAAMAAFDLACCHCQLWKTSRQLLDTAERRHNSSLEARGVRVDHKVPHSEGICGFPMVLHQISKILNHPTAHKGSGKTEAGGEDHTLASPFGCCIQEVLFCCHPVLSEECISARLSLTQRLENTLHNLSTATDGIEGTQGSALLTLLVEQAGLKQAELDSHPVRSSMKQLLRSLDQLCPFEPDGDLARPDYVRSFLDYINTIASVIVRSLEDQSGEVKLGNPLLVLLQSPFQLLSHLLFDRQVSPDRVMSLLQHEGLRLSVQQVIVQRCCETLPLWISSPGDEGDGDSAEAKKEDGAFSVASLSVLLQQHHSQDHMTTLGIPEPQSDVSSESEPSGEESSTPSTGLSTSPPSQSSSSASSSSPNSFLLTPSALSFLKSRSPLLAALACLSACKGEAARTQPSGWSGYFRSGKSKEVVLDGEQISREADSLLTEFPILRAYLHAMAEPVLGSPLSGEAEESSAGLGAVVCGKPLVGLLMSGPQEEAAQAVAADAFQKALSSRDLGRALSLLELYGQGCSQEGALRDRLLAWGALADGDEGTGRLFRVRDADLRARVALQALERWPLSSCLELLEFCLSDTGTDASLRTELELKKKELDIYHWMLNLQPRLPWATWQELRTKSKTDSESMLSMILEAKEFALCKQWVELYPVSDQLRLQLHTEHLLYLLEKGQTDEAFQLLEGLSDSVVGLDICERALDRRPGLAACHFLADYLTLHFQRQVSPARRRHIHALHLGSKVLLTLPPASQQDYFPLLSEPLLMLEQLLMNLKVDWADVAVRTLRSLLVGHEAGFSAEDIDKLLADYAGKALDFSCAPRERSRSDSVISLQDALMQCPAQDTVSVSSARIESQTNSSASTPTHAPSVTSSDRERDRGSTGRKRRTSAKFLPPDQPPARKDWVPDTQQHVCMVCRRERFTMFNRRHHCRRCGRLVCNACSERKMTIEGCPGEEVRVCDQCYAYFHPDSDEEEEPVEEHRSPVVTEEALDGMLHLPEVVHRQIQLSSDPADNQLLRSEFYFEQAPSAYLCVAILSLHSDQTVCGHQLIGHCRSLSRKLNNPEVDASLLTDIMRQLLFSAKLMFVRVGRSQDLALCDSYISKVDVLKILVTANYKYVPSLDDILETSAVTRLRNQLLEAEHYQLAVEVSTKSGLDPGGVWQAWGMASLKAGNLSAAREKLARCLKPPVDRNQLSLGSLLLQEVVQHLETSVRPAPGSTIGEDILASLRELEDALREVSPVERAEGQTQGGNLHQECLYYLSAYGTHLALISFHMRHDRVTEALTYILNKECPEEIFLEGVLQPSLERGNLGMLQGILEKLDPGLEACSRYLISSCQFLQRRGYFHCLYQLQQFMMDHVRAAMTCIRFFTYGATSYLQLGEQQRWLVRAKEHLRTYLQEQQSWGGGRRKSQVNSFRKTMTSSDVSRHMNTIELQLEVTRFLHRCETSSKAPQTSTPSSKSSLPTLFGGSPMKIEVACKVMLGGKNIEEGFGIAYRVIQDFQLEAHAVYVRAGQRLVRQRQYGAVRQLLKCVGESGTATKNDCDGLILSCVSIADKGPADAKELEGLILEIKSTESKIKAYLVCGKLRPAYLLAVKLDSSRAGPLVQEVLQAAEEAQDSVMQNICRQWLSEHNNKSSQSRQGRPNAR, encoded by the exons ATGCATCCCTTTGGCTGTGAAGCTGAGACCTCTCTCCAGGACCTCTTCGAGTACTTCAAGAGGTGCCTGCAGCACGGAGAGTGGGAGCTGGCGAGCGCCTGCGTGCCGCAGCTGGTCGACTCGCCGGGAGGACTCTCGGAAAGCCTGCGAGACATAATCAAAGCGGTTGTCTGCCACCCTTACAGCTTAAA ATGGGAGTCTGTTGGCAGTCCACACAAACTGGCTTGGTTTTGGCTGCAGGTTTTGGAGAAATGGACAGAAGAAGAG ATTCCTCCCAACATCAGAAGAGAGTTGGAGTTTCTGTTACtcctggaggagctggggtCAGAGGGCATTCCAGAGACTGTTCTCAag GAGTTGCAACAGACTTTCTTGGACTCGCAGTCCGAGGGAAAGAGCAAAGAGGGTTCAAGTtcaacagctgctgcagtggaGTCTTGTCTGAGAACCCTGCTGGAGAAAAAGAAGCCGAGACTCGCTCAGGCCTTAGCACATTTTTTACAG GAGCAGTCCAGCACAGAGGACCGTGCTCTGCAGCACACGTTCATCCAGCACCTGATCAGGAAACTGGGGAAGCCGGAGAGGAGGCCGGAGAAGGTGGATGAGTGGGTGGAGGAGATATACGCCGTTTTGGCCGTGATGCCGTGGGGCTCTCGCAGAAGCGGCGGGCAGCTGGAGGCTCTGTGTGAAGCTCTGTGGAAAGCCAGAGACGGGCCCCTGAAAGAGGAGAGGATCCTCAGCTCCCTGCTTCGGCCCCGGTGCGACGCTCTGGTCTCCGTGTACTGCTCCACTGCTCTGAGGCTGCAGAGGGATCATCTGCTGAGGAGCTCACCGGACACGCAAG TGGAGCTTCCTGAAGCAGAGAAGCTTGTCCTCAGTTTATGCTGCAACAAGGATCGCCCGTCCATTTGGAAGACCATCTATTTCGAGTGCCTTAGTAGTGGAAAGCATTTCCTTGAGCAGGTCCTA GTTACTGCGCTGGACCTGATTAAACACGAGGAGTTCAGTCAGCTGAAggacctgctgcagctggagttCCAGCCGCTGTcccgcctgctgctgctgctgggatgGACTCAGTGTCGCAGCCTGAGCTCGGCTCAAACGCTGCTCGAAGTTCTTCACAAAGAGCAG GCCGCAGCAAACGACTCTGTTCTGCAGGAGTTTGCCAACCTTCTGTCCTCTCAGCTTGGAATACTTGAATGGTGTAAAAACAATAACCC AGGGATCTCCATGGAGGCGCTGCTGGCACAGCTTCACACTCTGGACAATCACTCGGCTCTTTATGTTCTGCATTCTCTGACTCCGCTGGCTCAGTTTGAAGAACGCAGGATATTAGATCTGCTGCAGCAACTGCCAAATCTACCAGAAACAG AGGACGCTGAGGCGGTCAGTCCTCTGGGGTCTGGTGTGCAGAGGAACATAGTTTTGTTCCAGGGGTTCTGTGCCATGAAGTATGCCATCTACGCACTCTGTGTGAACGCACACAAATACTCAAATTGCACCGAGTGTGAGTCCGCGCAGGAGAAACAGCCTCCGGAGGCAGAAATGGACCAGAACAGAAGCTCCACTTCTTCAGAAG GATGCCATTTGTTGTTCCAGCACTACCTGTCGGAGTGTCAGCTCTACCTGGGGACCGTGCCCGCCATGTTCCGCCTGGAGCTCCTGGAGAACATCTTctcccttctctttctgtccacCACTGACTTTGCCCCACAGactcaaaaagacacaaactgcCACCCGAACGCAGGTAGCGGCGCTCAGTCAAATGCCAGGAAGGTGGACGAGACGGACGGCTGCAGGAGGGAGAACCAGAGCCTGCGCTCGAGTTTAGCCGCAGCCCCACGGAGTCACCTGGATCTGGGACACTTCATCCAGGGCTGCAAGGGTTTCCTGGTTGACGCGACGGCCATGGAGGGTTTCCTGAAGCTGCTGAAGGAAGGCTTGGAGGGCATGTGCGTGGTGGGTCAGCAGGAGGGACAGGAGGCGGGGAGAGCGTTGCCCCGAGAGGCGGAGGCGGCGGCGAACCTGGGCTGCTCCGTGACTGCTGAGACGTTCGGAACCCGTCTCCAGAGGTTGTCCAAGCGCACTGCGGAGGCTCAGTGGCGTCTGCAGATCATCACCAGCAACCAGGCCGGTGGAAACG GTTCAGAAAGTCCTCTCCGGATGTCAGCGGTCAGCTCCACCGTCGCTTCCGTGGTGCGCAGCAAGAGCTCgagcctgaggaggaggaggaaaccatCGAGGCATGCAACAGAGCGGCAGTCCTCCGTAGAGAAACACAACGGAGAAGTCAGCACGAGTGCATCGG atggaggaggagggccaGCAGGAGGTGGTGTGGAGCTGGAGTTTTGCCCGTGTGGAGGCGCCCACAGCTGGCTTGTTCCTGCCATGCTGTCCCCTCCAGAGTCTCTGTTAATGTCCTGCGTTCGCAGAGGAAACTTCATGGAAGCGCGTCAG GTGTGTATGGTGTTTGACCTGGAGATGTCCGGCTGCTTTGGAGAGCTGGCGTTCATGGAGAGCTACAAAGAAGTCCTGGTGGAGTTGGGGAAAGTGGAGCAGAAGATGGAGAGTCGGTCcatgtcctcgtcctcgtcctcctcggaGGGTTTGGGCTCAGCGGCCGCAGCCCCGGGCAGGACTCGGCTCGGCAGCAGCGGCAGATCAACGCTGCAGGCTATCGAaagcgctgctgctgcag GAGTTGCTTTCTACTCCATCTCGGACATCGCCGACCGCCTCCGCAGCACCCCCGCTCACCCCCTGCCCTCGCTGGAGGAGGGCTACTGGCTGAGCCGCTGCTCCTCGGACTCCTCGGGCCTCCTTTAcaagctgctggaggagctcaGCCCCGCGGCCATGGCCGCCTTCGACCTGGCGTGTTGCCACTGTCAGCTCTGGAAGACGTCCCGGCAGCTGCTGGACACAGCGGAACGGAGGCACAACAGCAGCCTGGAGGCTCGAG GAGTTAGAGTTGACCATAAAGTGCCTCATTCTGAGGGGATCTGTGGATTTCCAATGGTGTTACACCAGATCAGCAAGATCCTGAATCATCCAACCGCTCATAAGGGCTCTGGCAAAACAG AAGCTGGCGGTGAAGACCACACGTTGGCCAGCCCCTTTGGTTGCTGCATCCAGGAAGTGCTGTTCTGTTGCCACCCGGTATTGAGCGAGGAGTGCATTTCTGCTCGGCTCAGTCTGACTCAGCGCTTGGAGAACACGCTGCACAATCTGAGCACAGCCACAGATGGAATAG AGGGAACTCAAGGCAGCGCTCTGCTGACGCTGCTGGTTGAACAGGCCGGTCTGAAGCAGGCGGAGCTGGATTCTCATCCCGTGCGCTCCAGCATGAAGCAGCTTCTCCGTTCTTTGGATCAGCTCTGCCCCTTTGAGCCCGACGGGGACCTCGCCAGGCCGGACTACGTGCGCAGTTTCCTCGACTACATCAACACAATAGCGTCGGTGATAGTGCGGAGTTTAGAGG ACCAAAGCGGTGAAGTGAAGCTTGGGAATCCTCTGCTGGTTTTGCTTCAGTCCCCGTTTCAGCTCCTCTCCCACCTGCTCTTTGACAGACAGGTTTCTCCTGACAG AGTGATGTCCCTGCTGCAGCATGAAGGTCTGCGACTGAGCGTCCAACAAGTGATTGTCCAGCGATGCTGTGAGACGCTGCCCTTGTGGATCTCGAGTCCCGGCGATGAAGGAGACGGAGACTCTGCTGAGGCGAAGAAAGAAGACGGAGCGTTCAGCGTCGCGTCCCTTTCTGTCCTGCTCCAGCAGCATCACTCCCAGGATCACATGACGACTCTGGGAATCCCAGAGCCTCAGTCGGACGTGAGCTCCGAGTCCGAGCCGTCGGGGGAGGAGTCCTCCACCCCGTCCACTGGCCTCTCCACGTCTCCGCCCTCTCAGTCGTCGTCCTCCGCCTCTTCGTCTTCTCCTAACTCCTTCCTCCTCACACCCTCGGCCTTGTCTTTCCTAAAGTCTCGCTCCCCCCTGCTGGCCGCTCTGGCCTGTTTGAGCGCCTGCAAAGGAGAAGCCGCCCGGACGCAGCCCTCCGGATGGTCTGGGTATTTCCGCAGCGGAAAGAGCAAAGAGGTCGTCCTGGACGGCGAGCAGATCTCTCGCGAGGCCGACAGCCTCCTGACGGAGTTCCCCATCCTCCGAGCTTACCTTCACGCCATGGCCGAGCCGGTCCTGGGCTCCCCGTTGAGCGGCGAGGCCGAGGAGAGCTCCGCTGGTCTCGGAGCGGTCGTCTGCGGGAAACCTCTCGTCGGCCTCCTGATGTCCGGTCCTCAAGAGGAGGCCGCTCAGGCCGTGGCTGCGGACGCCTTCCAGAAAGCGCTGTCCTCCCGGGACCTGGGCCGAGCCCTCAGTCTGCTGGAGCTGTACGGGCAGGGCTGCAGCCAGGAGGGGGCGCTGAGGGACCGCTTGCTTGCGTGGGGCGCTTTAGCAG ACGGAGATGAAGGTACAGGTCGACTGTTCCGAGTGCGTGACGCCGACCTGAGAGCCCGCGTGGCCCTCCAGGCCCTGGAGCGCTGGCCTCTGTCTTCCTGCCTGGAGCTGCTCGAGTTCTGCCTCAGCGACACCGGCACGGACGCCTCCCTGAGGACGGAACTGGAGCTCAAGAAGAAAGAACTGGACATCTACCACTGG ATGTTAAATTTACAGCCTCGTTTGCCTTGGGCTACTTGGCAAGAGCTGAGGACTAAATCCAAGACGGACTCTGAGTCGATGCTATCTATGATTCTTGAGGCCAAG gagtTTGCTCTTTGTAAACAGTGGGTAGAGTTGTATCCTGTCTCCGATCAGCTGAGACTGCAGCTGCACACTGAGCATTTGCTGTATTTGCTGGAGAAGGGACAGACTGACGAGGCTTTTCAG TTACTCGAGGGCCTCTCGGATTCTGTGGTCGGCCTTGATATTTGCGAGCGCGCCCTGGATCGCCGTCCCGGACTGGCTGCGTGTCACTTCCTGGCCGACTACCTCACGCTGCATTTCCAGAGGCAGGTGTCTCCGGCGCGTCGGCGACACATCCATGCGCTTCATCTGGGCTCCAAG gtcttGTTGACTCTGCCCCCGGCCTCTCAGCAGGACTACTTCCCTCTCCTGTCCGAGCCCCTGCTGATGCTCGAGCAGCTGCTGATGAACCTGAAGGTGGACTGGGCGGACGTGGCGGTGCGAACCCTGCGGAGCCTGCTGGTCGGCCACGAGGCCGGCTTCAGCGCCGAGGACATCGACAAACTGCTGGCGGACTACGCCGGCAAAGCCCTCGACTTCTCCTGCGCCCCCAGAGAGAGGTCTCGATCTG ATTCTGTAATCAGCCTCCAGGACGCTCTGATGCAGTGTCCCGCTCAAGACACCGTCTCCGTGTCATCTGCTCGAATCGAATCTCAGACAAACTCCTCAG CCAGCACCCCAACACACGCCCCCTCGGTGACCAGCTCAGACAGGGAGAGGGATCGAGGTTCGACGGGGAGAAAGCGTCGCACGTCTGCTAAGTTCCTGCCTCCGGATCAACCTCCGGCTCGGAAAGACTGGGTTCCTGACACCCAGCAGCACGTGTGCATGGTCTGCCGGCGTGAGAGGTTCACCATG TTCAACAGGCGTCATCACTGCCGGAGGTGCGGCCGTCTGGTGTGTAATGCGTGTTCTGAGCGGAAGATGACTATTGAGGGGTGTCCGGGAGAGGAAGTCAGAGTTTGTGACCAGTGTTACGCCTACTTTCACCCAGA ttctgatgaggaggaggaacctgTTGAAG agCATCGTAGCCCCGTGGTGACGGAGGAAGCTCTGGACGGGATGCTGCATCTGCCCGAAGTGGTGCACAGACAAATCCAACTCAGCTCAGACCCGGCAGACAATCAACTGTTACGGAGCGAGTTCTACTTTGAACAG GCTCCCAGCGCATACCTCTGCGTGGCCATTCTGTCTCTGCACAGCGACCAAACCGTCTGCGGTCATCAGCTCATCGGCCACTGCCGCTCCTTGTCCCGTAAATTGAACAACCCGGAGGTGGACGCTTCCCTCCTCACCGACATCATGCGGCAGCTGCTGTTCAGCGCCAAGCTCATGTTTGTCAGAGTCGGCCGCAGTCAGGACCTGGCTTTGTGTGACAG TTACATCAGTAAAGTCGACGTGCTTAAGATTCTGGTGACGGCCAATTACAAATACGTTCCCTCTCTGGACGACATCCTGGAGACGTCAGCTGTCACACGCCTCCGTAATCAGCTGCTGGAAGCAGAGCACTACCAGCTAGCTGTGGAG GTGTCGACCAAGAGCGGCCTTGACCCCGGGGGCGTGTGGCAGGCGTGGGGCATGGCGTCTCTGAAGGCTGGGAACCTGTCGGCGGCTAGGGAGAAGCTCGCCCGCTGCCTGAAGCCGCCGGTGGACCGCAACCAGCTCAGCCTGGGTTCCTTACTGCTGCAGGAGGTCGTCCAACATTTGGAGACCTCTGTGCGACCCGCTCCAGGCTCG ACGATCGGCGAGGACATATTGGCGTCCCTGCGCGAGCTGGAGGACGCCTTGCGCGAGGTCAGTCCTGTGGAGCGAGCGGAGGGACAGACGCAAGGGGGCAACCTCCACCAGGAGTGTCTGTACTACCTGAGCGCGTACGGCACACACCTGGCTCTCATCAGCTTCCACATGCGTCACGACCGCGTGACCGAGGCGCTGACGTACATCCTCAACAAG GAATGCCCGGAGGAGATTTTCCTTGAGGGTGTGCTGCAGCCCAGTCTGGAGCGGGGAAATCTGGGCATGCTGCAGGGAATACTGGAAAAGCTAGACCCCGGCCTGGAGGCGTGCAGCCGCTACCTCATCTCCTCCTGCCAGTTCCTGCAGAGACGCGGATACTTTCACTGTCTCTACCAGCTCCAGCAATTCATGATG GATCACGTGCGCGCAGCTATGACGTGTATTCGGTTCTTCACATATGGAGCCACTTCCTACCTGCAGCTGGGGGAACAGCAG CGCTGGTTGGTCAGAGCCAAAG